Part of the Sorghum bicolor cultivar BTx623 chromosome 1, Sorghum_bicolor_NCBIv3, whole genome shotgun sequence genome, CATATCGTGACGCGACACAGGAAAACCGCCAAAGGTACGAGAGTTCGCTCGAGATACTAGATTTTGTGCAACAACCCACAAGATATTATCATGCATAAGATGCATCTTCTCTATGTTTCTTATCGACTATTTTGCATTAGAAAAAAACTTAAAATATCtaatctatatctcttataaagataaactcCACTAGTTATTTCTCTTGCCATGCAAAGTGTCCATATTAGCATCTACTAGAACATCCCACTAGCACATAACACATTCAACTATCTCGCGCATGCAAAGCGTCCACATCAACATCCAATGAGACATTAAACTATCACATGCTATTATATCTTCATTGAAGCTATTATATTAGCAAACAACATCATTTATTaacatatattgttgcattatcaACAACATACATATATGATTCTTAGTGATTAACAttctaatatatttatattcttttTTCATACCCACGGTAACATACAGTGGACCCTCCTAGTTAATGAGTATGTTAGAACTCGAGACTAACCTTAGTTTCTACTTACACATatgcacaaaaaaatattttactttACCATCCTTATGGATCGTGGATGACTCTGTTTGCGAGTGATAGGCCATGTTTGGCACTgcaagtttttttaaaaaagagctTTATAAGCAACTTTCTAAgtaaagctgagctgttttaaaAAGGTTGTTTGGCAAAACAGCTTAATGCATGGATGAAAAAAAGAAATGAATGAGAAAGCTaagataagctacttttttttcagcttcatacCAACTCAGATTTTTGTGAGAAGAtaaaaaaatagcttcaccGTGTTTTAAAAAAAgtgtttggaaaaaaaaacaactcGTGAGCAATGCCAAACAGACTCTAATTTTACAGGGGATTATATACTTCTCATCGAAGATAGAACAACACTGAGCTTTTGCCGTTCTCGCTGACGTGAGCCAATTCGAACCTCCAATGTACCAGCCACTAACCTAAATGCCCATGACTATCTATAAAGATGATAATAAATAGTTAAATATACCGCACCTACCTAAAAAGATCGCCAAAACATCCTTTGTATTCATAAAAACGGGAAAAAATATTTAGAATAAAACACCACTTGTCACATTGACAGTTGACCCAAGTGGATTTCACCGTATATATGCTCCTGATTTGGCAGTTATCCTGTCGCCAGGTTTCTTTGACTCGTGGCCACATTTTACCATGGGCTAATAGTGCCTTGACCACTAGCCATGGCGGGCCCACGATAGGGCGTGACATCATCTGAAAGCTGCGCATCCCCGTGCACGCAGAGTCAGCCCATCAGGCGTAGGTAGGCGCGTAGCTGTAAACCCGGAGCCCAGCCCAACCTAGCAGAGTAGCAGGCCGAAATCCCCTCACCGCACACCGTTGCGCGGCGCAGGAGCCCTCCACGCGCGCGCCGCTCCTCTCTTCCCCTCTCCTCCCCTTGTGGCCTCGTCGCCGACGACCGACGGCACAGACGCGCACCCCCGCCGTCTCCGCCATGCTCTCCAGGCGAAGGTAAAGCGCGCGCGTCATCTACCCCTCCTCCAGTCCCTTCCGCTCTGAGATTTCCGTCTCTCCCGGGCTCTCTAGCGTCTTCTCTCCTCCCGCGCAGATGCTTCGCGGCGGCGGTGAACCGGATCCGGCCGCTCGCCAGGGCCTTCTGCGACGCGCCGGACTCCGGGGCGCGCAGGTCGCAGGTACTCATCCCGAACACTCTGCCTCCCGTGTGCCTCTGTGTTTCGCTCCTGCTGTAGGGTTTAGGCATTCAGGGGAATGCATCGTTTCGGGTGCTGACTTGTGATTGCTGCGTCCGGAGTTACGGTTCCGTGGCTCAAGCGCGTGTCCTGGTACTGACTCTCTCAATGAACGCGTAGGATCACACCGAGAAGGTTGCTGGCGTGAAGGCTCCGCCTGATGTGCTCGACGTTGCTATTGTTGGTGGAGGCATGGTGGGCTTGGCAGTCGCTTGTGCACTGTGTAGGTATTGCTGTTCGTGTGCTCTCCTCTGTTTACAACGTTGAAGAGTTTGACgccttgtgtttttttttttttgaataaaaagGTTTCCCCTGCTTTATTACCATAAAGCGATTCAAATCAGTCAAGGTCCTAGTCTGTGCACACAGAGCACAACCGCAGCCACAGACGCCTTGTGTTTATTGTTTCTTGGCTATTGATGCTCGGAACATTCCTTCCCTTGTTGCATCTTTTGATCAGAAATAGTATCACACCCAAAACCTATTTATAGTTTGTTAAGTATTTACCATACAATTGTTGCTTGTATGTGATGTAATGCATTAAAGTTGTAATTTCTCACACGCTTGTATGTCCTGTATGCAGCCAATATGCCATTAACAAAACATCTTAGAGTCGCTATTATCGATAGCAATCCAGCGTTGAAGTCAAGAGGTTACCTGGATAAAAACAGTATACCCGATTCTAGGGTCAGTACTGTTACCCCTGCAACCATGTCCTTCTTCAAAGGTATGATTCTGAACCAAATACGTGTATCATCATACTTAATTCCAGCTGTATTTCATCCTGCAACAGTATTTGGATTCAAGTTTGTCTTGTGTGTTTAGGTGGCATTCATTTAGATTGACCTCTCGTGTTGTTTACACAGATATTTACACAATTATGTTTGATCTACTATACCATATGACCGCATTAGACGTACGGGGAAAGTAGCTCAACCAACTTTAGTCAGCGTTTGGTTCACAGTTCGAGCCTGCCATGGTTTATCATCCCTGGAGTATCCTGAACCCAGCTGTCATTCACCTGTTTTCTATCCATAACTTGCCACAAGTTTGCTGAAAAGATTTGACTGTCACAGATGCTTGCTAAATGAATATGCAAACCATTTCTTTCATACTCTcttcgttccaaattatagttcattttagctttgtcctaagtcaaattttACTAATTTTGACctagttttttaaaaaatacatTAACATCTATGATACCAAATAAATATACTATTAGGAAATGTTTCATGGCAAATTTGGTAGACTAATTTGATGTATTTTTCTATATACTTTATCAAAGTTACTCCATCCAATGTTTTCTCAGTTTCCTATCCCGTGGGCTATATTGGTGATATGCCAGAACTTAATAAGAAACAAACATGCCAACAACTCTGTCACTCTTTATTGATCCACCAGTCCTCATAGTTTGAGCCTCATCACAGCAAATGACAAATTTACCATCTGTTGTTGTTAGCAATTTGATTGTTGTGTTGTTCTTCGATTGTTTCTGTTTCATTATGGCAGTGGCAACACTACCAGTTTTCTTTCAGGTCACCAGTTTAGACATCTAGTTGTGTACATTTCACTACTGTAACTGTAACAGTGACAAAGTTGCCATCCGTTGTTGTTtaatgttctttttttttgtgtccATTGGAATGTCTCTgttcaccatagtttaagaatgATACTTTTCCATTTTTATAAGTGCATGGCTTGTTTTGCTATTGCTACCAGAAATAATAGCGTTATTGGTAATATTCCTCATGCGTGTGTCGCATTAATGTGGCAGATATTGGTGCCTGGGAGCATGTTCAACAGCAAAGACATGCTTTCTTTGGTAAAATGCAGGTGAGGACATAACATGCTTCTATCTATATAAACAATTTATTTGATGTGTATGTTCATTGTTTATTATGGTTACCTTTTGTCTCTTTTGACCAAACACATCTTGGTGTACTTGCATTTTGACCTTTTGAGCATTGCTGATCATATGCCAAGTTAGTGACAagtttgtactccctccattccaaattgtaagtcattccaagaatcttggagagtcaaagcattttcacgtttgaccaaaattatagagaaaaatactaagatttgtaacgtaaagtgagtatactataaaaaatataattaagaaagaatctaatgatacttagttagtaccataataattattattttataatataaatttggtcaaacataaaaaagtttgactctccaagattcttggaatgacttacaatttgaaataGAGGGAGTACTATGTTAACTGACAATTGAAGTTATCATTTGTGTGCTTTACGTTATGCTAGCAATACCAGTGGAGCATGGAAGCCTCAGGTTTTCAAAAGGCTGTCCAGCTCAATTTACAATTTGAGCATAGAGATAGTATTATAGTTCTATTGTGCATTCATGTTTCTGCTTACTATATCTGATGGCATAAAACAGGAGCTTATGTCTTTTTGGAAGATTGCTGGTTTACAATAGATGTTTTTGTATCATCTAGGCACGCCAGAGTGTCAATGTGTATATTGTGGAAAAGTACAACTATCACCTAACCATATGGGCATGCATCAGTATTTgccttctattttttttttctctggcCCTTTTTCTCTGTTATTTTCCATGCAAACACACAATGAAATTGATGCTCCACTTTGGTAATAACTACAATACTGGATGTTTTACTTACAACTGGCAGGTGTGGGATTACACTGGGCTTGGATACACGAGGTATAATGCAAGAGATGTGGGCAAAGAATACCTTGGGTATGCTTTAATAAAAGCTgtcattattttttatctacttaTCTTTTTTGTCAGTGGCCATATCTTCCTTTTTGTGTTTGTGTTGCTTAGATGTGTGGTGGAGAACAAGGTGCTTTGCAACTCGCTGCTCTTACGTTTACAGGTTTGTCTTTTCTTTAACTTTTAAAAATCATAGTGAATTGTATTGCCCATGTTGTTTATGCATTATAGGTATCACAGTAAATCTTATGATGTATTTGTCATGGCAAAAGGTTGTGTTTGCTTTTGTGCTGCCTAAAGACCATATATTTCTCTTATGTTAGTTGTAAACAGTACAAATACAACATTTTTCTTAAAATATGATGTGCTTACAGGTATGCAGTAAAATAAGATAATCCCAGATAGCCAAGAGCAGAGGAATTTGATAATTTGGTGTCGTGCAACCCAGATTCCCACTCTTGTTATCGTGCCTTTCTTTTTGGTAAAAATAATCAACTTTGTTTGACACTTAAAAATTTCTCCCTCAACAGGAAGAATTGGATGATATTGAAAATGTGATATATCCTACCAGATTGGTGTCTCTTACTTTCCCGTTGAAGAGCAGACAAGCAGGAATGAAACCAACGTCAAGTGAACCATTATCTGTTGGTCATACTACAGAAGAGTTACATCGCAGTAATTTAGTTAAACTTGACCTCAGTGATGGACAGAGTTTATATTCCAAATTGGTGGTAATTTCTTATTTATCTTCTTTTGCATTACTTTGACCTTTGTTTTGCTTCATTCCTCAATCTGCTAGTCCTATTTAAACTTTGTTGCAGATAGGAGCTGATGGTTCAAAGTCCAATGTTAGACAGATTGCAGGCATAAAAACAACTGGGTGGAATTATCCGCAAAGTGCAATTATCTGTACAGTAGAGCATGTTGTGGAAAATGATTGTGCATGGCAGAGGTTTCTCCCTTCTGGTCCAATTGCACTACTTCCGATAGGCAACAACTTCAGCAACATTGTATGGACAATGAGCCCAGAGGAATCACTGCGCCATAAGTCAATGAGCCCTGAAGAGTTTGTGAAGTCGGTGAATCACGCATTGGATTTTGGTTATGGTCCACATCCTCGCTCTACTGCTCTTGACCGTTACATGGAACAGTTCTTTTCTGGCATTGGGAACACTGCAGCATCTACAAGGGAATGCTTTGAAGTACCACCGAAAGCAACCGGTGTAGTTTCTGAGAGAATGGCATTTCCGTTGTCATTGATGCATTCCCATGATTATGTTTCCAAAAGGCTAGCATTAGTTGGAGACGCTGCTCATACTGTCCACCCCTTAGCCGGCCAAGGCGTCAACTTGGGCTTTGGTGATGCTGCTGCTTTAGCAAAAGTTATTGCTGAAGGAGTTTCTGTGGGCTCAGATGTTGGGGACGTAAGTATCTATTTCTGTTTCTTTTTAGCCTTTCCCTTTGAAATTTAATTTTGGAACTTTAGAGTTGCATCGCACCTGAACCATTCTTATGACTCATGGTGGGTATGAATTTTAGTGTTGATCATATTGCCGGTTCTAGATTTCTAGTTGAACCATAATTAATGCTATTTTAAATTGTTCTTTTCTTTTGGCAGCTGACTTTGCTACAACGGTATGAGAAGGACCGGAAGGCTGCCAATGTGGCGATGACAGCAGTGCTAGATGGTTTCCAGAAGATGTACTCTGTGGATTTTGGGCCCCTTAATGTAGTGAGAGCTGCTGCGTTCCACGGTGCCCAGTACATATCACCACTGAAAAAGAACATCATCTCTTATGCAATGGGTGACACCAAATGGCCACTATTTCGGTGAACAGTACTGCTTTGAAACTGTTGTTCTGAACTTGTGCGATGCACCTGGCTTATAGTTTCGGCTTGTACTGGATCACTAAGAAACATTGTAGTGCAGATGCAATATTACAGTCAATCAATAAATTTCTTTCAAAAGAAATCCTCAGTGGCCTGAGGTGAATTGAAATCGTGTACATCTTGCTGTTAAAAGTTCTTTTTTTTATCACGGTCTGTACTGTTCGCTTGGCTAATAATCCATGGTTGAAAgctctgttcgctgatttattgggAGAGGAAAACACTCTTGAAtaatgatttattgtgagagaaaaatattatttgttGCAAACTGTGATTTTCATTAATTGGGCTGACCCTAGAAGGGTAGCCATATAGTCACATAcatggcctcatgggcctaatacTTATACTCCAACACCCCCCACAGTCTAGACTACCGGCGCAGCGGAGTTCAAGACTGGACAAGAAGGAAAACACATAACACACAATACCCCCCAGCCACAACTAGCCACCGGTGACGTTGAGGCTGGAACGAAACTCGGCGAAAGTCGAGGAAGGGaggcccttggtgaagatgtccgCAAACTGTGAGGTGGTCGGGACGTGGAGGACCCGGACGTCGCCGATGGCCACATGGTCGCGGACGAAGTGCAGGtcgatctccacatgcttggtccGCTGGTGCTGCACAGGGTTGGTGGAAAGATAGACGGCGctgacgttgtcgcagtagacAAGCGAGCTCCTGGCGAGGGGGCAGTGAAGCTCACCCAGGAGCTGGCGGAGCCAAGCGGCCTCGGCCACGCCATTGGCAACGGCGcggtactccgcctcggcactggagcgTGAGACCACCGGCTGTCGCTTAGACGACCACGAGACAAGGTTGCCGCCCAGGAAGACAGCGTAGCCGGAGGTGGACCTGCGGGTGTCCGGGCAGCCCGCCCAATCAGCGTCGGTGTAGACAACCAGCTCGGCAGAGGAGGACCGGCTGAGGAGCAGCCCATAGCCGAGAGTGCCACGGAGGTATCGGAGGATCCGCTTCATAGCAGCAAGGTGGGGCTCCCGCGGAGCATGCATGTAGAGGCATAGCTGCTGCACGGCGTAGGTGATGTCAGGCCGTGTGAAGGTGAGGTACTGGAGCGCGCCAGCAAGACTCCGGTAGGCGGTAGAGTCCTCTGGCCCAAGCATTGGACCCTCTGCCTCTGACAGCTTGCCCTGGGTATCGACCGGAGTAGAACAAGACTTGCAGTCAGTCATCCCTGCTCGCTCTAGAATGTCACAAGTGAACTGCCGCTGGTGGAGGAACAAGCCTGAAGGTTGGGGCTCAACAGTGACACCGAGGAAGTGATGGAGCAGACCAAGATCCTTCATAGCAAATTCCTTCTGGAGAGTGGTAATGATGCGTTGGAGCAGTGACTCGCTGCACGCGGTGAGAACAATGTCATCCACATAGAGGAGCAGGTAAGCAGTCTCACCCCCATGGTGGT contains:
- the LOC8080177 gene encoding ubiquinone biosynthesis monooxygenase COQ6, mitochondrial isoform X2, producing the protein MCSTLLLLVEAWWAWQSLVHCVANMPLTKHLRVAIIDSNPALKSRGYLDKNSIPDSRVSTVTPATMSFFKDIGAWEHVQQQRHAFFGKMQVWDYTGLGYTRYNARDVGKEYLGCVVENKVLCNSLLLRLQEELDDIENVIYPTRLVSLTFPLKSRQAGMKPTSSEPLSVGHTTEELHRSNLVKLDLSDGQSLYSKLVIGADGSKSNVRQIAGIKTTGWNYPQSAIICTVEHVVENDCAWQRFLPSGPIALLPIGNNFSNIVWTMSPEESLRHKSMSPEEFVKSVNHALDFGYGPHPRSTALDRYMEQFFSGIGNTAASTRECFEVPPKATGVVSERMAFPLSLMHSHDYVSKRLALVGDAAHTVHPLAGQGVNLGFGDAAALAKVIAEGVSVGSDVGDLTLLQRYEKDRKAANVAMTAVLDGFQKMYSVDFGPLNVVRAAAFHGAQYISPLKKNIISYAMGDTKWPLFR
- the LOC8080177 gene encoding ubiquinone biosynthesis monooxygenase COQ6, mitochondrial isoform X1, with the protein product MLSRRRCFAAAVNRIRPLARAFCDAPDSGARRSQDHTEKVAGVKAPPDVLDVAIVGGGMVGLAVACALSNMPLTKHLRVAIIDSNPALKSRGYLDKNSIPDSRVSTVTPATMSFFKDIGAWEHVQQQRHAFFGKMQVWDYTGLGYTRYNARDVGKEYLGCVVENKVLCNSLLLRLQEELDDIENVIYPTRLVSLTFPLKSRQAGMKPTSSEPLSVGHTTEELHRSNLVKLDLSDGQSLYSKLVIGADGSKSNVRQIAGIKTTGWNYPQSAIICTVEHVVENDCAWQRFLPSGPIALLPIGNNFSNIVWTMSPEESLRHKSMSPEEFVKSVNHALDFGYGPHPRSTALDRYMEQFFSGIGNTAASTRECFEVPPKATGVVSERMAFPLSLMHSHDYVSKRLALVGDAAHTVHPLAGQGVNLGFGDAAALAKVIAEGVSVGSDVGDLTLLQRYEKDRKAANVAMTAVLDGFQKMYSVDFGPLNVVRAAAFHGAQYISPLKKNIISYAMGDTKWPLFR